A single Marinitoga aeolica DNA region contains:
- a CDS encoding carbon starvation CstA family protein: MNSLLLAILAFVGYWLAYNTYGKWIAKKIFGLNDKNPVPSKEFEDGVDYVPTKKHILLGHHFTTIAGTGPIVGPAIGVIWGWVPAFIWVFFGSIFMGAVHDFTSLIVSARNQGKTIGELTGNLINERTAKIFLILIQFLLWIVLAVFGLIVALLFNMYPQSVFPVWMEIPIAMWLSYMVYNKGKNDTVYSIIAVILMYVTIAIGVAMPIKGISVVTWIYILMIYVFLASTLPVHKLLQPRDYINSHELLIAMALLVLGILVGHPKIVAPAFQTVPDAPPLFPILFITIACGAISGFHSLAASGTTVKQMEKETDAHLIGYGGMILEGVLATIVIIAVTAGLGMNGGGVAAFTSHYASWAAASGLGAKLSAVINGSANLMNSYGIPLDLAKTIMAVFIVSFAGTTMDSSARIQRFALQELFSNKEKEVVVKPLKNRYVATAVVILAAMGLALSADGGKGALILWPVFGALNQLLASLALLIGTVYLAKKRKAIWITGLPMLFMMVMTLYATFMNLKKFISANNGLLIFITVATLIIALWIITEGFIAIAKAGKEPEPVEEEI, from the coding sequence GTGAATTCATTGCTTTTGGCAATATTAGCATTTGTTGGCTATTGGTTAGCTTATAACACATATGGTAAATGGATAGCAAAGAAGATTTTTGGCTTGAATGACAAAAATCCAGTTCCATCAAAGGAATTTGAAGATGGTGTTGATTATGTTCCTACTAAAAAACATATTTTATTAGGACACCATTTTACAACAATCGCAGGAACTGGTCCTATTGTTGGTCCAGCAATTGGTGTAATTTGGGGTTGGGTTCCAGCATTTATATGGGTGTTTTTTGGATCAATTTTCATGGGTGCCGTACATGATTTTACATCATTAATAGTTTCTGCTAGAAATCAAGGAAAAACTATTGGTGAATTGACAGGTAATTTAATTAACGAAAGAACAGCAAAGATATTCTTAATATTAATTCAATTCTTATTATGGATAGTTTTAGCTGTTTTTGGTTTAATCGTTGCATTATTGTTCAATATGTATCCACAATCAGTATTTCCAGTATGGATGGAAATACCTATTGCAATGTGGTTAAGTTATATGGTATATAACAAGGGTAAAAACGATACAGTTTATTCAATAATAGCTGTTATTTTAATGTATGTAACAATAGCAATAGGTGTTGCTATGCCGATAAAAGGTATTTCTGTAGTTACATGGATTTACATTTTAATGATATATGTATTCCTTGCTTCAACATTGCCTGTTCATAAATTATTACAACCAAGAGATTACATAAATTCACATGAATTGTTAATCGCAATGGCATTATTAGTATTGGGTATATTAGTTGGCCATCCTAAAATTGTTGCACCGGCTTTCCAAACAGTTCCAGATGCACCTCCATTATTTCCAATTTTATTTATTACTATAGCTTGTGGTGCTATTTCAGGATTTCATAGTTTGGCAGCTTCTGGAACAACTGTTAAACAAATGGAAAAAGAAACAGATGCACATTTAATAGGATATGGTGGAATGATCTTAGAAGGTGTTTTGGCTACTATTGTTATTATCGCAGTAACGGCTGGATTAGGTATGAATGGTGGAGGAGTAGCGGCATTCACATCACATTATGCTTCATGGGCAGCAGCAAGTGGTTTAGGTGCAAAATTATCAGCAGTTATTAATGGTTCTGCAAACTTAATGAATTCATATGGTATACCTTTAGATTTAGCTAAAACGATAATGGCCGTATTTATTGTTTCTTTTGCAGGAACAACAATGGATTCATCTGCAAGGATTCAAAGATTTGCATTACAGGAATTGTTCTCAAATAAAGAAAAAGAAGTAGTAGTTAAACCATTGAAAAATAGATATGTTGCTACAGCAGTTGTTATATTAGCAGCAATGGGATTAGCATTATCTGCAGATGGTGGTAAAGGTGCTTTGATTTTATGGCCTGTATTTGGTGCATTAAATCAATTGCTAGCAAGTTTAGCACTGTTAATAGGTACAGTTTATCTGGCAAAAAAACGAAAAGCAATTTGGATTACAGGATTACCAATGTTATTTATGATGGTAATGACATTATATGCAACATTTATGAATTTAAAGAAATTTATTTCTGCAAATAATGGATTATTGATTTTCATTACTGTTGCAACGCTTATAATAGCATTATGGATTATAACAGAAGGATTTATAGCGATTGCAAAAGCTGGGAAAGAACCAGAACCAGTTGAAGAAGAAATATAA
- a CDS encoding nucleotidyltransferase substrate binding protein yields MKDIRWIQRFQNLKKAFQQLKNAVELAKTRELSILEKQGLIQSFEYTHELAWKTFKDFFNEKGIFNIYGSKDSTREAFKNGLINNGDVWMQMILSRNLSSHTYDEKTAEEIVSQIINKYYSEFEILINRLEKLKEEFL; encoded by the coding sequence ATGAAAGATATTAGATGGATTCAAAGATTTCAAAATCTCAAAAAGGCTTTTCAACAATTAAAAAATGCTGTAGAATTAGCAAAAACGAGAGAATTATCAATTTTGGAAAAACAAGGATTAATTCAAAGTTTTGAATATACACATGAATTAGCTTGGAAAACCTTCAAGGATTTTTTTAATGAAAAGGGCATTTTTAATATATATGGTTCTAAAGATTCTACAAGAGAGGCATTTAAAAATGGGTTAATAAATAATGGAGATGTATGGATGCAAATGATTTTAAGCAGAAACTTAAGCAGTCATACATACGATGAAAAAACTGCCGAAGAAATAGTTTCACAAATAATAAATAAATATTATAGTGAATTTGAAATATTGATAAATAGATTAGAAAAATTAAAGGAAGAATTTTTATGA
- a CDS encoding nucleotidyltransferase domain-containing protein, whose protein sequence is MNFGLDDSTIKKIINILSKNKKISKAVIFGSRAKGNYKNGSDIDIALFGEYLDIQDIYNIHLLIEELFLPYTFDIVIFDNIKNEELKEHIKRVGKTIYKKNPRE, encoded by the coding sequence ATGAATTTTGGATTAGATGATTCTACTATAAAAAAAATTATAAATATACTATCAAAAAACAAAAAAATAAGTAAAGCTGTTATATTCGGATCCAGAGCAAAGGGAAATTATAAAAATGGATCAGATATTGATATTGCACTTTTTGGTGAATATTTGGATATACAAGATATTTATAATATCCATTTATTAATTGAAGAATTATTTTTGCCATATACATTTGATATTGTCATTTTTGATAATATTAAAAATGAGGAGTTAAAAGAGCATATTAAAAGAGTTGGAAAAACTATATATAAAAAGAATCCCCGGGAATAA
- a CDS encoding cohesin domain-containing protein, producing the protein MRKIYVLFVILMLLFFLQGCIFKNQPPIIESMSPSNGEKVNPDEVTFKWSAKDAEGGVLHYNFYLFSNGNIIKKEENLAGNNYVVKNLENLKQYEWWLEVVDEKGEKVKKIAQFETYKPNNKPIKSFLIYPNNNDNSVYPYNIKFQWNKSLDFDGDMVYYDLYLGESTPLITPIATNLIKTEYTISNLALNKTYYWEIVSHDSNGASTTSEIWTFKTVSNTPPIIDFPQKDFVVKENEEFELDLSNFVSDMEDDYFEYSIVTNNGASIQGSKYIFKPRYDFVKHSNSTRKIQEQIVVSDTKDNSSGFLNIIVKDVNQEPEKPKILYPLNNSIVPKDFVLKWDCSDLDGDDLKYDIYLGNYSGNYTKIATNITSKEYMLNLSYDTDYYLKIVAKDEYGGIRASDEIYFKTKKEPGKFQWEEEISGVKNIFAYNHRLIVVNENKIYRLNTNGLENYSIEINNIRSNSIIFGNMMFVPTNGGILKVIDLDKFETINTINVSDDIVGITANKDYKNRKYLYIITENGSVYTYSLENYSLYWNKNYNIIPSGPALIIENGYLVISGNYENVGKIILTKPKGKIYKEITFPQKITTLISNDENYNIYFATENKIYSYTKEGDKNWELNLSENVENEIIYDGENLYAAGKNKIFKIDKKGNLINTSVLNDIYSKTLLITENKNLIVVSNDSVIQNENKIILKNFGEIKTDILLNDGLIYFASNDKLYSVSLEDKNILNVFWPVFGKNIYKNRNSYIRNNTEPEKPELTYPQNQSIEIPKHILLTWECEDPEDDDLTYKIYLGEDDNLNLITTTNATSYEINLENGKRYYWKVIANDGELESESSIYSFNTIPAPAEEKFKIKVEGSTIYSPAISDENIIYFSTSSGSVYAYNSSGEKLWKYNTDGFVKSSVVLNPLNQVIIGNENGELYIINSDGTLSDKINLDGAIDYPVSLGSNGEIYVITSIGTIYKFGAYGNEIWKKELKGNPTSNIVIDKESNIYFAMNNYLYGLDLNGNVKFKKGFSKAISSRLSMDGNENVYFATGENKIYSINKYGRIIFDKYIGEEIRGSILIDNDNSIIFETVEGNLYKYYYLSDYMEKIELKDIPYSLILMENAKYITTKNKFIVYNGELEWYTLYNKIKYSPNIDANGVIIFGTTDGFLYGIYGEARNLRDTSWPIYLGDKKHTGNINKNITMPSNRPPLKPYNPYPQDKGEIALSTVTLSWESSDPDGDAVYYDVYFGNNLNQELKAQKLTKKEYKISNLKPGTYYWYIKAHDSYGNISRSDLWSFTVKEVIGENNPPLKPTLLEPVNNSENVPINASLKWSCSDPDGDSLTYDIYIEKEPILSTPKEIGYDGTSYSIILEPGETYYWKIVAKDGKGGETSSDVYSFNTASVINNPPSKPILLSPANNSIDVEPDITLRWSANDPDGDALTYDIYLDKTQNLNTPYKTNVKNTSLAVSGLELGVTYYWKVVAKDGKGGESTSDIYSFTIKESIGPLTPKLYFKDATIQSGSQGDLIIHGQKLENVQAFDIEISYDKTKLTVSQNNIQAIGELQGRSLIININNGKIKVTTLSFSPFNINNSDILKITFTAIGSSGNTEIKFTSNTKIVDSSGNELNVDISDVGIITIQ; encoded by the coding sequence ATGAGAAAGATATATGTTTTATTTGTAATATTGATGTTATTGTTTTTTTTACAGGGATGTATATTTAAGAATCAACCTCCTATAATTGAAAGTATGAGTCCGTCTAATGGTGAAAAAGTTAATCCTGATGAAGTAACCTTCAAGTGGTCTGCTAAAGATGCTGAAGGGGGAGTATTGCATTATAATTTTTATTTGTTTTCAAATGGAAATATAATTAAAAAGGAAGAAAATCTTGCTGGTAATAATTATGTTGTAAAGAATTTAGAAAATTTAAAACAATATGAATGGTGGTTAGAAGTAGTTGATGAAAAAGGAGAAAAAGTGAAAAAAATTGCTCAATTTGAAACATATAAGCCTAATAATAAACCAATTAAATCATTTTTGATATATCCGAATAATAATGATAATTCAGTTTATCCATATAATATAAAATTTCAATGGAATAAAAGCCTTGATTTTGATGGAGATATGGTTTATTATGATTTATATCTTGGTGAATCTACTCCATTAATAACTCCAATTGCAACGAATTTAATAAAAACCGAATACACAATAAGTAATTTAGCATTAAATAAAACATATTATTGGGAAATAGTATCACATGATTCCAATGGAGCTTCTACTACATCAGAGATATGGACATTTAAAACAGTATCTAACACTCCTCCAATTATTGATTTTCCTCAAAAAGATTTCGTAGTAAAAGAAAATGAAGAATTTGAATTAGACTTAAGTAATTTTGTATCAGATATGGAAGACGATTATTTTGAATATAGTATAGTAACAAACAATGGTGCCAGTATTCAAGGAAGTAAATATATATTTAAACCAAGGTATGATTTTGTAAAACACTCTAATTCAACTAGAAAAATCCAGGAACAAATAGTTGTATCAGATACAAAAGATAATTCCAGCGGATTTTTAAATATTATAGTTAAAGATGTCAATCAAGAACCTGAAAAACCGAAAATTTTATATCCTTTAAATAACTCAATAGTTCCTAAAGATTTTGTTTTAAAATGGGATTGTTCTGATTTAGATGGAGATGATTTAAAATATGATATATATTTGGGAAATTATTCTGGTAATTACACAAAAATAGCTACAAATATTACTTCAAAGGAATATATGCTTAATTTGAGTTATGATACAGATTATTACTTGAAAATAGTAGCAAAAGATGAATATGGGGGTATAAGAGCAAGCGATGAAATATATTTTAAAACTAAAAAAGAACCAGGAAAATTCCAATGGGAAGAGGAGATTTCCGGAGTTAAAAATATTTTTGCCTATAATCATAGATTAATTGTTGTCAATGAAAATAAAATATATAGACTAAATACAAATGGCTTAGAAAATTATTCAATTGAGATAAATAATATAAGATCAAATAGTATTATTTTTGGTAATATGATGTTTGTTCCTACAAATGGCGGAATATTAAAAGTAATAGATTTGGATAAATTCGAAACTATCAATACAATAAATGTATCTGATGATATTGTAGGAATTACAGCTAATAAAGATTATAAAAACAGAAAATATTTATATATAATTACTGAAAATGGAAGTGTATATACATATAGTCTAGAAAATTATTCTCTTTATTGGAATAAAAATTATAATATAATACCCTCTGGACCTGCTTTGATAATTGAAAATGGATATTTAGTTATATCTGGTAATTATGAAAATGTTGGGAAAATAATTCTTACCAAACCAAAGGGGAAAATATATAAAGAAATAACATTCCCACAAAAAATTACAACATTAATTTCAAACGATGAAAATTATAATATTTATTTTGCTACAGAAAATAAAATATATTCTTATACAAAAGAAGGGGATAAAAATTGGGAATTAAATTTATCAGAAAATGTAGAAAATGAAATAATATATGATGGTGAAAATTTATATGCAGCTGGGAAAAATAAGATATTTAAAATAGATAAAAAAGGTAATTTAATAAATACCTCTGTTTTGAATGATATTTATTCGAAAACATTATTAATAACTGAAAATAAAAATTTAATTGTGGTGTCAAACGATAGTGTAATTCAAAATGAAAATAAAATAATATTAAAGAATTTTGGAGAAATAAAAACAGATATTTTGTTAAATGATGGTCTAATATATTTTGCTTCTAACGATAAGTTATATTCTGTTTCACTCGAAGATAAAAATATATTAAATGTTTTTTGGCCAGTTTTTGGAAAAAATATTTATAAAAATAGAAATTCATATATAAGAAATAATACTGAACCTGAAAAACCTGAATTAACCTATCCACAAAATCAGAGTATAGAAATCCCCAAGCATATTCTATTAACCTGGGAATGTGAGGATCCCGAAGATGATGATTTGACATATAAAATATATTTAGGTGAAGATGACAATTTGAATTTAATTACTACGACAAATGCAACATCATATGAAATTAATTTAGAAAATGGTAAAAGATATTATTGGAAAGTTATTGCAAATGATGGCGAATTAGAATCAGAAAGCAGTATATACAGTTTCAATACCATTCCTGCGCCAGCTGAAGAAAAGTTTAAAATTAAAGTTGAAGGATCAACTATATATTCTCCAGCAATATCAGATGAAAATATAATATATTTTTCAACAAGTTCTGGTTCCGTTTATGCATATAATTCTTCAGGGGAGAAATTGTGGAAGTATAATACAGATGGATTTGTAAAAAGCTCTGTTGTGTTAAATCCGTTAAATCAGGTTATTATTGGGAATGAAAATGGAGAATTATATATTATCAATTCTGATGGAACACTATCTGATAAAATAAATTTGGATGGGGCAATAGATTATCCCGTTTCACTTGGTAGTAATGGAGAAATATATGTAATTACTTCGATAGGTACTATATATAAATTTGGAGCATATGGAAATGAAATATGGAAAAAAGAATTAAAAGGGAATCCTACTTCAAATATTGTAATAGATAAAGAAAGTAATATTTATTTTGCTATGAATAATTATTTATATGGTTTAGATTTAAATGGAAATGTTAAATTTAAAAAAGGATTTTCAAAGGCTATATCTTCCAGATTATCAATGGATGGGAATGAAAATGTTTATTTTGCTACGGGTGAAAACAAAATATATTCTATTAATAAATATGGTAGAATAATTTTTGATAAATATATAGGTGAAGAAATAAGAGGAAGTATATTGATAGATAATGATAATTCCATAATTTTCGAAACAGTGGAAGGAAATTTGTATAAGTATTATTATTTAAGCGATTATATGGAGAAAATTGAATTAAAGGATATTCCATATTCTCTTATCTTGATGGAAAATGCGAAATATATTACTACAAAAAATAAATTTATAGTTTATAATGGTGAATTAGAATGGTATACACTTTATAATAAAATAAAATATTCTCCAAATATAGATGCTAATGGTGTTATTATTTTTGGAACAACAGATGGTTTTTTATATGGAATATATGGCGAAGCACGAAATTTGAGAGATACTTCCTGGCCAATATATTTAGGAGATAAAAAACATACAGGAAACATAAATAAAAATATAACAATGCCTTCTAATAGGCCACCATTAAAACCGTATAATCCTTATCCGCAGGATAAAGGCGAAATAGCTTTATCTACAGTAACATTATCCTGGGAATCTTCTGATCCAGATGGAGATGCGGTATATTATGATGTATACTTTGGAAATAATTTGAATCAAGAATTGAAAGCGCAAAAACTTACAAAAAAAGAATATAAAATATCAAATTTGAAACCAGGAACATATTATTGGTATATTAAAGCACATGATAGTTATGGGAATATTTCAAGAAGTGATTTATGGAGTTTTACAGTTAAAGAAGTTATTGGTGAAAATAATCCACCTCTTAAACCAACATTATTAGAACCAGTAAATAATAGTGAAAATGTACCTATAAACGCGAGTTTGAAATGGTCATGTTCTGATCCAGATGGAGATTCTTTAACATATGATATATATATTGAAAAAGAACCTATATTATCAACTCCAAAGGAAATTGGCTATGATGGAACGTCATATAGTATTATATTGGAACCTGGAGAAACATATTATTGGAAAATTGTAGCAAAAGATGGTAAAGGCGGAGAAACATCAAGTGATGTATATTCATTTAATACAGCTTCAGTAATAAATAATCCACCATCTAAACCAATATTATTATCACCTGCAAATAATTCTATAGATGTGGAACCTGATATTACATTACGATGGAGTGCAAATGATCCAGATGGAGATGCATTAACATATGACATTTATCTTGATAAAACTCAAAATTTAAATACTCCATATAAAACTAATGTGAAAAATACATCTTTAGCTGTTTCTGGATTGGAATTAGGGGTAACATACTATTGGAAAGTAGTGGCAAAAGATGGTAAAGGTGGTGAAAGTACAAGTGATATATATTCATTTACAATAAAAGAATCAATAGGGCCATTAACACCAAAATTATATTTTAAAGATGCTACAATACAATCTGGAAGTCAGGGAGATTTAATTATTCACGGGCAAAAATTGGAAAATGTTCAGGCTTTCGATATTGAAATAAGTTATGACAAAACAAAATTGACAGTATCACAAAATAATATTCAGGCGATTGGAGAATTACAGGGAAGGAGTTTAATAATTAATATAAATAATGGAAAAATAAAAGTAACAACATTATCTTTTTCACCATTTAATATCAATAATAGCGATATTTTAAAAATAACTTTTACTGCAATAGGAAGTAGTGGAAATACAGAAATTAAATTTACCTCAAATACTAAAATTGTAGATTCAAGTGGTAATGAATTAAATGTTGATATTAGTGATGTTGGAATAATAACAATACAATAA
- a CDS encoding LVIVD repeat-containing protein: MRNKKGLLFMGILLFVAFVLVGCFKTVPVEMLNTNHISVDLATNYDFYSKVNASAVEVEFNANIPKDAFIYDKNTSLMLVKNYPNKTVLMFSRAQKDIVKGEKLFSVKRNYLNVEKTQIVTKAALLDEQNNRIITKATAPYSDGLSVSDATNVLTNDSTWSIIHAENISGVEAFRIVFNYDENFMEIENKGTDGDGVDVLLSNVNKASVDKSNPGKLIVDFATINGEEITMASSDIVKVYWRALNVDPKKTLTVTVDASLLNNALQEVSVDKHPGEITIYNPKLLGDFEDTARGLSKDKVVDINDFIAFLDHYGSQIGDVNYDSNFDIYPSEIAPVGDWQNNNIYSISFPDGKIDLYDFIIFSRNYNKTKPELNTPPGSFDLTGPADAAAFAANAPVNFAWAAATDPDGDAVTYDLYLDTNPNPTTLYKSGLTTNSYSDSFSQTGVTYYWKVVAKDPKGGTRESDSIRSFSINPVSKVYAAGGYEGIFIFNANYANNMDQAQTQDTDGYAYDIAKVTTTTPEEYLLVADGSEGIVSYHLNAGAPETDNTDIDNGKISLGGITRKLKVKEDSGSYYILAAVEDAGLKIVKATFENGGARDTDYQLMGSYSGNDKVYDITYDGTVAYLAGGTDGLIILDISSYSNPTLITSINTDSNSNNVDINSIAFESDGSKKYIYATAKDKGVIKYDVTDENNPVALYSFDTPGYAEDVVYSSIDDALFVADGTMGVVKLKKSDLSYVGVRGTNGYANSLDIDGSTLYVFDGVNGLVKMDSNLSILLDKAPYDVDAANANSLVGINARKSIVIQTDYNESGVAGEANEVAIIVADKSGGVRILKNDGSIVAVIQTRGSAEDVWFDGSRYLYVADGAAGVSVIDLDSDADGNVLDDGSVSGTADTPALTNNYVDTDGYAYALLPSETAGTYLYVADSSKGIAIINISSSGNPQYDSNISVDGKVVVDLAIDTTNNIIFAALGDDGVGSLTYAAENALTFVERYDTDGYAFSVELSNTSDFVVIADGSAGFVLKEYNTANGKFSEDGPTDANTTSDKYAVRFEDAMITGAKYVASNGGFDYYLIAAGNKGIVSFQVDPANLTNLDNSDGRYPDGDSDNNKIIDMYDTQGSAMNVIPYNDATAWADKAVLADSSNGIVIFTYRQSTNNFDFGVNAFANSPDNDLNWYNLVGGIAAN, translated from the coding sequence ATGCGGAACAAAAAGGGATTATTATTTATGGGGATTTTGCTGTTTGTTGCATTTGTTTTGGTAGGATGCTTTAAAACAGTTCCAGTAGAAATGTTGAATACAAATCATATAAGTGTAGATTTAGCTACCAATTATGATTTTTATTCAAAGGTAAATGCATCAGCTGTAGAAGTAGAATTTAACGCAAATATACCAAAAGATGCATTTATTTATGACAAAAACACATCATTAATGTTGGTGAAAAATTATCCTAACAAAACAGTATTGATGTTTTCAAGAGCACAAAAAGATATAGTTAAGGGTGAAAAACTATTTTCAGTAAAAAGAAATTATTTAAATGTAGAAAAAACGCAAATTGTAACTAAAGCAGCATTGTTGGATGAACAAAATAACAGAATAATAACAAAAGCAACAGCACCTTATTCAGATGGTCTAAGTGTTTCTGATGCAACAAATGTTTTAACTAATGACTCAACATGGTCTATTATTCATGCGGAGAATATATCCGGTGTAGAAGCATTTAGAATAGTTTTCAATTATGATGAAAATTTTATGGAAATCGAAAATAAAGGAACTGATGGTGATGGTGTAGATGTATTGTTAAGTAATGTAAATAAAGCATCTGTTGATAAATCAAACCCTGGTAAATTAATAGTTGATTTTGCAACAATAAATGGGGAAGAAATTACAATGGCTTCAAGTGATATTGTAAAAGTTTATTGGAGAGCTTTGAATGTGGATCCTAAAAAAACATTAACAGTTACAGTAGATGCTTCTTTGCTTAACAACGCATTACAAGAAGTAAGTGTTGACAAACATCCTGGTGAAATAACAATATATAATCCAAAACTTTTAGGAGATTTTGAAGATACAGCAAGAGGTTTATCAAAAGATAAAGTAGTTGATATTAATGATTTCATAGCCTTTTTAGATCATTATGGTTCTCAAATAGGAGATGTTAATTATGATTCAAATTTTGATATATACCCTTCTGAAATAGCGCCTGTTGGTGATTGGCAGAATAATAATATATATAGCATATCATTTCCAGATGGAAAAATAGACTTATACGATTTTATAATTTTCTCAAGAAATTATAATAAAACAAAACCTGAATTAAATACACCTCCAGGATCATTTGATTTAACAGGGCCAGCTGATGCAGCAGCATTTGCAGCCAATGCACCAGTTAATTTTGCATGGGCAGCAGCAACAGACCCAGATGGTGATGCCGTTACATATGACCTATATCTTGATACTAATCCTAATCCGACAACATTATATAAAAGTGGTTTAACTACAAATTCTTATAGTGATTCATTTAGTCAAACTGGTGTAACTTATTATTGGAAGGTTGTAGCAAAAGATCCTAAAGGAGGAACACGAGAATCAGACTCTATAAGAAGCTTTAGTATTAATCCTGTAAGTAAAGTATATGCTGCTGGTGGGTACGAAGGAATATTCATATTTAATGCAAACTATGCAAATAATATGGATCAAGCGCAAACTCAGGATACAGATGGATATGCTTATGACATTGCAAAAGTAACAACAACAACACCAGAAGAATACTTATTAGTTGCGGATGGTAGTGAAGGTATTGTTTCTTATCATTTAAATGCAGGAGCTCCAGAAACAGATAATACAGATATTGATAATGGTAAAATATCTCTTGGAGGAATAACAAGAAAATTAAAAGTAAAAGAAGATAGTGGTTCATATTATATTTTAGCTGCAGTAGAAGATGCAGGTTTAAAAATAGTAAAAGCTACATTTGAAAATGGTGGAGCAAGAGATACCGATTATCAATTAATGGGAAGTTATTCTGGGAATGATAAAGTATATGATATAACATACGATGGAACAGTTGCATATTTAGCAGGTGGTACAGATGGATTAATTATATTAGATATATCCAGCTATTCAAATCCTACACTGATAACAAGCATTAATACAGATAGTAATTCAAATAATGTTGATATTAATAGTATCGCATTTGAATCAGATGGAAGCAAAAAATATATTTATGCGACAGCGAAAGATAAAGGAGTAATTAAATATGATGTAACAGACGAAAATAATCCTGTAGCATTATACTCATTTGATACTCCTGGTTATGCAGAAGATGTTGTATATTCATCAATTGATGATGCATTATTTGTAGCTGATGGAACAATGGGAGTAGTTAAATTAAAGAAATCAGATCTTTCATATGTTGGAGTTAGAGGAACAAATGGTTATGCTAATTCATTGGACATTGATGGTTCAACATTATATGTATTTGATGGAGTTAATGGTTTAGTAAAAATGGATTCTAATTTAAGTATTCTACTTGATAAAGCACCATATGATGTAGATGCGGCAAATGCAAATAGTTTAGTAGGAATAAATGCAAGAAAAAGTATTGTAATACAAACCGACTACAATGAAAGTGGAGTTGCTGGTGAAGCTAATGAAGTTGCAATAATTGTAGCTGATAAATCCGGTGGAGTTAGAATATTGAAAAATGATGGTAGTATTGTAGCTGTTATTCAGACAAGAGGTTCAGCGGAAGATGTATGGTTTGATGGAAGCAGGTATTTATATGTTGCAGATGGTGCAGCAGGAGTTTCTGTTATTGATTTAGATAGTGATGCTGATGGAAATGTTCTTGATGATGGCAGTGTTAGTGGTACAGCTGATACTCCAGCTTTGACAAATAATTATGTTGATACCGATGGTTATGCTTATGCATTATTACCATCTGAAACGGCTGGTACATATTTATATGTTGCAGATAGTTCAAAAGGTATTGCAATTATTAATATATCTTCAAGTGGTAACCCGCAATATGACTCAAATATAAGTGTTGACGGAAAAGTAGTTGTAGATTTAGCAATTGATACAACAAACAATATAATTTTTGCAGCTCTTGGCGATGATGGAGTTGGATCATTAACATATGCTGCAGAAAATGCATTAACATTTGTAGAAAGATATGATACTGATGGTTATGCATTCTCAGTTGAATTATCAAATACTTCAGATTTTGTTGTAATAGCAGATGGAAGTGCGGGATTTGTATTAAAAGAATATAATACAGCAAATGGAAAGTTTAGTGAAGATGGTCCAACAGATGCTAATACTACATCTGATAAATATGCTGTAAGATTTGAAGATGCTATGATAACTGGTGCAAAATATGTGGCCTCAAATGGTGGATTTGATTACTATTTAATAGCAGCGGGCAATAAAGGTATTGTATCATTCCAGGTTGATCCGGCTAATTTAACAAATTTAGATAACTCTGATGGAAGATATCCGGATGGCGATTCAGATAATAATAAGATTATTGATATGTATGATACACAGGGATCAGCAATGAATGTAATTCCTTACAATGATGCTACAGCATGGGCAGATAAAGCTGTATTAGCAGATTCCTCAAATGGTATAGTAATATTCACATATAGACAATCAACAAATAATTTTGACTTTGGAGTAAATGCTTTTGCAAATAGTCCCGATAATGACTTAAATTGGTATAATTTAGTTGGAGGTATAGCTGCAAATTAA